One window of the Paenibacillus beijingensis genome contains the following:
- a CDS encoding helix-turn-helix domain-containing protein: protein MFNGERVREMRKQRDYTLQELAEKTGLSIGLLSQIERGIVDPTVGTFWKICTALNVPIHHFFQGIEEEHIVVRKDRRRLMELSDSNVRYHILSPNRPGKIEYLLVEIEPGDMIEKDLISHSGEECGFVIQGEMKIILDQQEIVLNEGDSICFPSTTPHRYVNIGSGVAVSIWAMVP from the coding sequence ATGTTTAACGGTGAACGCGTGCGGGAAATGCGCAAACAGCGAGACTACACCCTTCAGGAGCTCGCGGAAAAAACAGGACTGAGCATCGGTCTGCTGTCCCAAATCGAACGGGGGATCGTCGATCCGACGGTAGGGACGTTTTGGAAAATTTGCACCGCGCTGAACGTTCCGATCCATCACTTTTTTCAAGGCATCGAAGAAGAGCACATTGTTGTCCGCAAAGACCGGCGGCGGTTGATGGAGCTGTCCGACTCCAATGTCCGCTACCATATTCTTTCTCCGAACCGTCCCGGCAAAATCGAGTACTTGCTCGTGGAGATTGAGCCGGGGGATATGATTGAAAAAGATCTGATCAGCCATTCGGGCGAGGAGTGCGGCTTCGTCATTCAAGGGGAAATGAAAATCATCCTGGATCAGCAGGAGATTGTATTGAATGAAGGGGACAGCATTTGCTTTCCGAGCACGACGCCGCACCGGTATGTCAATATCGGAAGCGGCGTAGCGGTATCCATATGGGCTATGGTTCCTTAA